CTTGATTGGGCATATCCCCCCTGTCACCTCGGTGGCAGGGCGCGAGGCCGTACCTTCGGGTGCGGCTTCAGCATTTTTATCCCCCATATCTTTCTGGGGCGGTGAAGACGAACGTGATGGGGACGCGGATCGTCGCCGAGGCGTCGCGCTACTTTATGCTGAACCCCAGAACCGGGACAGACGTGAACCAATCGCCCCCGACGAGCTGCGCTCGTCATGCGCGAAAGCCCCCTTCCCGGGGGCTTTCGGATTTTTGGGGGCCACCGGCATGGTACATGCACCCTCGAGATGATGAAGGCCGATAGCGCCGACGAACGAATGAGAGGAATAGAATGGCCATGCTTCTGTTTGAAGAAATCACTCCCTTGGGCACCCGTGTCCGGGCAACTTCTTCATACTGGCAGCGCATTGTTCAGTTCAAGCACCCGGTTATGCACGGGAAGGAAGAACTGGTCCGAGCCATCCTGCGGGTCCCATGCAAATCCGTCAGAGCAGAAAGGATCCATCGGTTCACCTTTACTATGGGTCGGATTCTCCATACTATGTTGCCTACCGGGCCGAGGCGATAAAGGAGGGTGATCTTTTATGGCATCCCTGAAAGTGTATTACGATGCGGAGGGGAAGACCCTGACCGTCTGGTTCGGTGATCCCTCGCAGGAACATGTGGCCGAGGAGACGGGTGACGAGGTGATCCTGATCAAGGACCGGGAGGGGCATGTCATCGGCTTCGAGAGACTGAATTTCTCCATCCCCGACGAGGAGCAATTAGCGGTCGACGCATTGGCTGTTTAGGGAACCCCAGAACCGGGACGTTCCTGGAACTCCCCCAGAACTGGGACAGTCATGAACCTATCGCCCCCGACGAGCTGCGCTCGTCATGTGCGAAAGCCCCCTCCCCGGGGGCTTTCGCACTTTTGGCCCCACCGGCACAGTACATGCACATCTCGGATGGAAATCATTTTCACAAGGGGACCATACCGATGACCGTACCGATGGAACGAGTAGAGAACCGGGTACTCCATCCTTGCCAAATGGTAACATATAGATTACCATTCAATCTGTGAACTACCGGGTCGTCGAGCTGCTTCTCGAAGACGGCAGCAGCCCCTATTCCGACTGGTTCGCCACGCTCGACCCCGTTGCGGCCGCGAAGATAACGGTGGCGAAGGTGCGCATCGAGCAGGGGAACCTTTCAAACGCGGAGTGGTTTCAGGGGATCGGGGAATACAAGATCGACTGGGGTCCGGGCTATCGGGTCTACCTCGCCAGGGACGGCAAGACGGTCATCGTCCTCCTCGGGGGTGGTACGAAAAAACGACAGCAGAAGGATATAGACCGCGCCGTAAAACTCTTGGAAAGCTACAAGCGGAGAAAGGGGAAGTAACTATGGCGCTGACCAGAGACTTCAAGGAGACCGTGGTTTCGCGGGTCAAAAGCGACCCGGCGTTCGCCCAGGCACTTCTGGACGAGGCGTTGACGCTCCTGCTCAACGGGGACCCGGAGACGGCCAAGCTCATTCTTCGCGATCTGGTCAACGCAACGATCGGCTTCGAGGTTTTGGCCGGCGATCTGCACAAACCGAGCAAGAGCCTTCACCGGATGCTTTCGCGTGCCGGCAACCCGACCATGGAGAACCTGTCGGCGATTCTCGTGGCGATCAAGAAGACGCTTCGCGTCGATATCCGTGCGGTCGTCTCCCCGACGGCGGCCTGACCCCGGAACCGGGATGTTCATGGGAACCACAGAACTCCCGCTGAACCGGGACAGACGTGAACCGATCGCCCCCGACGAGCTGCGCTCGTCATGCGCGAAAGCCCCCTCCCCGAACGAGTGGAAAACCGGATCCTGCCCATCCGCGGGTATCGGTTTAAGTGATTTCGCAGGAACGTTGCTGTTCTGCGGGTAGTTATTGGTTGTTCGTGATACGATCTTACGGGTAAGAAAACGATGGAGGTGCGTCATGCAGGCTCTTGCCACCACGAAGCTGTCGTCAAAGGGGCAGGTCGTCATTCCGGAAGACGTCCGGGAGCGTCTCGGCCTCAAGCCGGGAGTGCAGTTCGTCGTCGTGGGCGACGGCGATGTGGTCATGCTCAAGGTCATTTCTCCCCCATCTGTCGAGGAGTTCGGCGAATTGCTCAAGAAGGTCAGGCGGCAAGCGCGACAGGCGGGGATGAAACAGAGCGACATCAGATCTGCCATCAAGAAGGTGCGATCTTCCCTGTGAAGCCGGCAGGGTGACCATCGTTCTGACGCCGGAGGTTGTCGAGGAGTATCGGCGTGTGACCGGGGAATTGCTGGCGCATTACCCCGACGCCGATGCGGAAACGGTGCTCGACCGTTTCATTCTCGGTTCGGAGATTTACGTATCCGTTGTATTGCGGAATCCGGTTTGCATCGATCCCGACGATGATAAGTTTTTTGCCTGCGCGTTGGCGGGAGGGGCGCATTTGATTGTGAGCGGAGACAAGCACCTTCGGAACGCTTCCGGGACCTTTGGGATCAGGGTCCTGCCCCCGCGGACGTTTGTCGACAACCACCTCCGGTCGTAAACTGGCCAACTTCCGCAGAACCGGTCCAGTTCGTTTCGGCACGGCCAGTCCGGCTGGGCGGTCGCCAACCTGGTCGTTGCGGCGGCTTCGATGGGGTTCCTCGTGCACAACTGGCCCCCGGCGAGGATCTTCATGGGGGATTTCATCCTGGATACGACGTTCACGCTGTTCCGGCGGCTGATTCGGCGGGAGAAGTGGTACCAGGCCCACCGCAGCCACATTTACCAGAGGATGACCGACCTCGAGATGATCCTGCATCCCGGCTGGTCCTGCGGTGCGGATCGCTTTGGTGGTTTCCGTAACCGCGGGGATCGCCTGCGGGGGTCTTTGGGTATGGGGCAAGGAACCCCGGAACCGGGACGTTCCTGCGAACTCCCGTTGAACCGGGACAGACCTGAACCCATCGCCCCCGACGAGCTGCGCTCGTCAAGTGCGAAAGCCCCCTTCCCGGGGGCTTTCGCACTTACGGGCCCACCGGCACGGTACGTGCACCCCTCGGATGGAAATCCTTTTCACAAGGGGGCCATACCGATGACCATACCGATGGATTTCTTAAGGTCACAGACCAGAACTTGGGGATGAAAATTCCTGAAGGGGGTGATAACATCACCCCTATGAGGGCCGTCCTGATCCGCCATTCCCGAGCGATTTTTTGAAGGATGTCGCCAAGTGGAGGGGGGAGAGATGAAGGTCAAGAAACTCAGTATCGGGATAAGAAGCGTAGACGAAGTCATGGGAGATTTCATCGAAACCGCCAAGGCGATCGAACGGGGAGAACATGTGACTCCGAAGAAGGGGTTGTACTTCATCGACCTGCGTTCGTTCCGGCGGGCACTGACAGACCAGAGACTTGCCCTGTTGCGTGCGATCAGGTCGAATAACCCGGACTCGGTTTACGCGTTGGCGAAGGTTGTCATGAGGGATGTGAAAAACGTTTCGGCCGACCTGGCGATCCTTGAGCAATTGGGAGTGGTCGAACTCATGAAAACGAAGACGCCGCGGGGGAAGGTTAAACCCACTGTCCCATACGACTCGATCAATCTGGACATTGCCGTTTGATCCTGGAGTGGCATGTCATCGGCTTCGAGAGACTGAATTTCTCCATCCCTTGCGGTGTGATATATTCATACCAGCGGCGAACGATTGCTG
This DNA window, taken from Deltaproteobacteria bacterium, encodes the following:
- a CDS encoding DUF2283 domain-containing protein — translated: MASLKVYYDAEGKTLTVWFGDPSQEHVAEETGDEVILIKDREGHVIGFERLNFSIPDEEQLAVDALAV
- a CDS encoding type II toxin-antitoxin system RelE/ParE family toxin, yielding MNYRVVELLLEDGSSPYSDWFATLDPVAAAKITVAKVRIEQGNLSNAEWFQGIGEYKIDWGPGYRVYLARDGKTVIVLLGGGTKKRQQKDIDRAVKLLESYKRRKGK
- a CDS encoding transcriptional regulator produces the protein MALTRDFKETVVSRVKSDPAFAQALLDEALTLLLNGDPETAKLILRDLVNATIGFEVLAGDLHKPSKSLHRMLSRAGNPTMENLSAILVAIKKTLRVDIRAVVSPTAA
- a CDS encoding AbrB/MazE/SpoVT family DNA-binding domain-containing protein; translated protein: MQALATTKLSSKGQVVIPEDVRERLGLKPGVQFVVVGDGDVVMLKVISPPSVEEFGELLKKVRRQARQAGMKQSDIRSAIKKVRSSL
- a CDS encoding PIN domain-containing protein encodes the protein MTIVLTPEVVEEYRRVTGELLAHYPDADAETVLDRFILGSEIYVSVVLRNPVCIDPDDDKFFACALAGGAHLIVSGDKHLRNASGTFGIRVLPPRTFVDNHLRS